In Quercus robur chromosome 11, dhQueRobu3.1, whole genome shotgun sequence, the following proteins share a genomic window:
- the LOC126704704 gene encoding uncharacterized protein LOC126704704: protein MASSESNNPFDPQPSQFALNSNNDPPNSTLPNPNSIPPNPYFLSSSENPGSILVTQSLLGMRNYQSWSRAMILALAAKKKIGFVNGKIIKPDLDSPLYEDWESCNTMVSSWMINSMHVDVSSSIMYCETTREMWIELQNQFSQGNGPKIYNLQKQISHLCQNQMSVSEYYTKFKRLWDQLLNFEPLPQCSCGAMKLLSTSHNKAYVMRFLMGLNENYETLRSQILTYDPFPSMNKIYSLVLQEESHKNLGHEGSSSSQGDVIAMYANSKNNSGGYSSWNKGNGKKERPFCTHCNMSGHTVEKCYKLHGYPPGYKPKGKNNASANQVSSHLSNGTDNFTSGSNLCPISKAQCEQLLAFLNSGSGSTSGGDGSHHVANVRASSSMAGVEGHSGGTFDVFSSQSQVNSSANPCSNLMSGTSSNFLFSPNLSHSIFSAKNVNRDAFRNSDWVIDTGATDHMVHSITVFTSITATLNTFVNLPNGESALVTHIGTVKVSENIILSNVLCVPSFNFNLISDLAHWSTIGLGKEINGLYLLLKGESTSTSNSVSLSVSANKVLPHIWHARLGHISDAKLALLNKNNKRLPFNISTTISNECFDLLPCDIWGPFSVPTIHGNTNFNDPFVTTNVGSHSPTYSNLDSFVTPINISEVHIPSHTSDVIGLPPHTSNLPIILSPSVNDTDSSTSIPHDTVLSNSNSLEITSISPTVPIPVTVLPHTRKSTRVHKTPAYLQEYACNSAAIVVDPGCTSAAKVPASSCPYDMVDFLSYSHMNPSY, encoded by the exons ATGGCGTCCTCTGAATCCAATAATCCCTTTGATCCTCAACCATCACAGTTTGCCTTGAATTCCAATAACGATCCTCCTAATTCTACTCTTCCTAACCCTAattccattcctcccaatccCTATTTTCTTAGCTCGAGTGAAAATCCAGGCAGTATCTTGGTTACGCAATCATTGCTTGGAATGAGGAATTACCAATCATGGTCTAGGGCGATGATTCTTGCTCTTGCAGCCAAGAAGAAGATTGGTTTTGTCAATGGCAAGATCATCAAACCAGATTTGGATTCACCTCTGTATGAAGATTGGGAGAGCTGCAATACTATGGTATCATCTTGGATGATCAATTCGATGCATGTGGATGTATCAAGCAGTATTATGTACTGTGAGACTACGAGGGAGATGTGGATTGAGTTGCAGAACCAGTTTTCACAAGGGAATGGTCCTAAAATCTACAATTTACAGAAGCAGATTTCACACCTCTGCCAAAATCAGATGTCAGTTTCTGAATATTACACTAAATTCAAGAGACTTTGGGATCAATTGCTCAATTTTGAGCCACTTCCACAATGTTCGTGTGGTGCTATGAAGCTGCTAAGTACTTCACACAACAAGGCATATGTGATGAGGTTTTTAATGGGGCTTAATGAGAACTATGAGACTCTTCGTAGTCAAATTCTCACATATGATCCGTTTCCTTCAATGAACAAGATTTACTCTTTGGTTCTACAAGAAGAATCACATAAAAATCTTGGTCATGAAGGATCAAGCTCATCACAGGGAGATGTAATAGCAATGTATGCTAATTCAAAGAACAATTCAGGAGGTTATTCTTCTTGGAACAAAGGTAATGGGAAGAAAGAAAGGCCATTTTGCACACATTGTAACATGTCTGGGCATACTGTTGAAAAGTGTTATAAACTTCATGGTTACCCGCCAGGATACAAgccaaaagggaaaaataatgCTAGTGCAAATCAGGTCTCTTCACATTTGAGCAATGGAACTGATAATTTCACATCAGGAAGCAATTTGTGTCCTATTTCCAAGGCACAATGTGAGCAGTTATTGGCTTTTCTCAATTCTGGTTCAGGATCTACTTCTGGAGGTGATGGATCACACCATGTAGCTAATGTGAGGGCTTCTTCAAGTATGGCTGGTGTGGAAGGACATTCTGGTGGCACTTTTGATGTGTTTTCTTCACAATCACAAGTTAATTCCTCAGCCAATCCTTGTTCTAACCTCATGTCAGGTACTtcctcaaattttctttttagtcCTAATCTGTCACACTCTATATTTTCTGCTAAAAATGTCAATAGAGATGCCTTTAGGAATTCTGATTGGGTCATAGACACAGGAGCTACAGACCACATGGTTCATTCTATTACTGTTTTTACCTCTATCACTGCCACTCTAAACACATTTGTGAATCTTCCAAATGGTGAATCTGCCTTAGTGACTCACATAGGAACAGTTAAAGTCTCAGAAAATATTATTCTTTCTAATGTGCTTTGTGTTCCTTCCTTCAATTTTAATCTGATTTCT GACCTAGCTCATTGGAGCACGATTGGTCTGGGTAAGGAGATCAATGGTCTCTATTTGTTGTTAAAGGGAGAATCAACATCAACTTCAAATTCTGTTTCTTTGTCTGTTTCTGCTAATAAGGTTCTGCCACACATATGGCATGCTAGATTAGGACACATATCAGATGCCAAATTGGCTTTGTTGAATAAGAACAAT AAGAGATTACCCTTCAATATCAGTACAACTATTTCCAATGAATGTTTTGATTTACTTCCTTGTGATATATGGGGACCTTTCTCTGTTCCCACCATTCATG GCAATACTAATTTCAATGATCCTTTTGTTACAACTAATGTTGGTTCTCATTCTCCTACATACAGCAATTTAGATTCTTTTGTCACTCCTATTAATATTTCAGAGGTCCATATTCCATCTCATACTTCAGATGTCATTGGTCTTCCACCTCATACTTCAAATCTTCCAATTATATTGTCTCCATCTGTCAATGATACTGACAGCTCTACATCCATTCCCCATGACACTGTTTTGTCTAATTCAAATTCTTTAGAAATTACTTCTATTTCACCTACTGTTCCTATACCTGTTACTGTACTTCCACACACCAGAAAATCCACCAGGGTCCATAAAACACCTGCCTACCTGCAAGAGTATGCTTGCAATTCAGCTGCAATAGTTGTTGATCCGGGTTGCACTTCAGCTGCAAAAGTTCCTGCTTCAAGTTGCCCATATGATATGGTTGATTTTCTCAGTTATTCACACATGAATCCTTCCTATTAG
- the LOC126704703 gene encoding probable disease resistance protein RF9, with amino-acid sequence MSEEELCAMLFQFLMEDRFLIVLDDVQTVDVWLKLVRPFADAANGSRVILTTTNIDVAKQADPWSSPPEPSPLIEQEPDAIVVGRKDEVKKLVSRLINHNDDSLRVISLVGDEAVVDEAVGKTALARNVYDRLDIRHRFPWRAWLHVSRDLEYKDLLLIILKQLPTSELKDLDLMGEEELSDMLFKCLMEHRFLLVLDDVQVESVFKLFRCFGDAENGSRVILTTRDFNIAKRADPWSSSLKLRPLTKKSWSLFMKKVGRPEYSKELNNLRGDILRICDGLPVAIALLGGVLSALDYKEWSRVIGLAKQRIGSPPRLANIVDFGYDQLPYVVKPCFLYLALFPKAYEIPIRRLLKLWLAEGFVQSIPGGRIPEDEAKIYLEELVYRNMIEMAKWKSDGSPKTCRMPTYLYDDFLPKANDIGFLHVHHCKSECKSPESYIPRLADKFRVESSTSKSHIRQLRSYVSFNSEKRDKSNSGIGKFLKTMIKRRGFVLLKVLDLEGVYEPLLPKKLGKLQNLRYLGLRWTGLDTCPESVGDLPCLETLDLKYTNITTLPSSIWKAKKLRHLYMNEMFIQKPPKEPLINLLTLMELHFGANGPYKYKLDKFTSLRRLGLTCHSKSAEKTAECISKLTNLQTLKLKSRDPFGQPVELALAPMKEHRTLSNLHLFGEISKEDHISNVPGNLRTLTLSMSGLEEDPMPMLGKLLPQLNTLRLFARSYVGSKMTCHSTHFPKLRVLKMWNLERLEQWEVEQGAMPQLVELEIRCCEKLNKSVKLEKLDSLKLKELILTNKPQDFVEDIRTRMGRGILLTNKWEFSTSHVSFLRLYSL; translated from the coding sequence ATGAGTGAGGAAGAACTGTGTGCTATGCTTTTCCAGTTTTTAATGGAGGACAGGTTTCTTATAGTCTTGGATGATGTCCAAACTGTTGATGTTTGGCTCAAGCTTGTCCGTCCATTTGCTGATGCCGCGAATGGGAGTAGGGTCATTCTCACTACTACTAACATAGATGTAGCAAAGCAAGCTGATCCATGGAGTTCTCCGCCTGAACCAAGTCCATTAATTGAGCAGGAGCCGGATGCAATTGTTGTTGGACGTAAAGATGAGGTAAAGAAGCTTGTATCTCGACTGATCAATCACAATGATGATAGCCTCCGTGTGATTTCACTGGTCGGTGATGAAGCAGTTGTCGATGAAGCAGTTGGCAAGACTGCTTTGGCAAGGAATGTTTACGACAGACTAGATATTCGACATCGTTTCCCATGGCGAGCCTGGCTCCATGTTTCCAGAGACCTGGAATATAAGGATCTTTTGCTCATCATACTTAAACAGCTTCCAACAAGCGAATTGAAGGACTTAGATCTTATGGGAGAGGAAGAATTGTCTGATATGCTTTTCAAGTGTTTAATGGAGCACAGGTTTCTACTTGTCTTGGATGATGTTCAAGTAGAATCTGTTTTCAAGCTTTTCCGTTGTTTTGGAGATGCTGAGAATGGAAGTAGGGTTATTCTTACTACTCGCGACTTCAATATAGCAAAGAGAGCTGATCCGTGGAGTTCTTCACTCAAATTAAGGCCATTAACTAAGAAGAGTTGGTCATTGTTCATGAAGAAGGTAGGCAGACCAGAATATAGTAAAGAACTAAACAACCTCAGGGGAGATATTCTGAGAATATGTGACGGTTTGCCAGTAGCAATCGCTCTGCTGGGAGGGGTTTTGTCAGCTTTAGATTATAAGGAGTGGTCAAGGGTGATTGGGCTTGCTAAACAACGAATAGGAAGTCCACCCCGTCTTGCAAATATCGTTGATTTTGGCTATGATCAACTTCCATATGTTGTAAAGCCCTGTTTCCTTTATTTGGCTCTCTTTCCTAAAGCCTATGAAATCCCCATACGGAGGCTGTTGAAGTTGTGGCTTGCCGAGGGATTTGTTCAATCCATACCTGGTGGGAGAATCCCTGAAGATGAGGCCAAAATATATTTGGAAGAGCTAGTGTATAGAAACATGATTGAAATGGCAAAATGGAAATCAGATGGAAGCCCCAAAACGTGTCGAATGCCAACTTATCTCTATGATGATTTCTTGCCAAAGGCTAATGATATAGGATTTCTTCATGTCCACCATTGCAAGTCAGAATGTAAATCACCTGAGTCTTATATTCCTAGGCTTGCAGATAAATTTCGGGTGGAGTCTTCTACTTCGAAATCTCACATTCGACAGCTACGTTCCTATGTTTCTTTCAACTCCGAGAAACGAGATAAATCCAACAGTGGAATTGGTAAGTTTCTTAAAACAATGATCAAGAGAAGAGGTTTTGTCCTGCTGAAGGTGCTTGATCTAGAGGGTGTCTACGAACCTTTGCTACCTAAGAAACTGGGTAAGTTGCAGAATTTAAGGTACCTAGGCTTACGATGGACTGGCCTTGACACATGTCCAGAGTCTGTTGGGGATCTACCATGTTTGGAGACTCTAGATTTGAAATACACAAATATAACCACTTTGCCAAGTTCCATTTGGAAGGCAAAGAAGCTTCGACATCTCTATATGAATGAGATGTTCATTCAGAAGCCACCAAAAGAGCCTTTAATTAACCTTCTGACATTAATGGAGCTCCATTTTGGTGCTAATGGCCCCTATAAATATAAACTGGACAAGTTCACTAGCCTTAGGAGATTGGGGCTGACATGCCATTCAAAATCAGCGGAGAAAACAGCCGAGTGTATCTCAAAACTTACTAACCTTCAAACCTTAAAGTTGAAATCAAGAGATCCATTTGGTCAACCTGTAGAGCTCGCGTTGGCGCCTATGAAGGAACATCGGACTCTCTCAAACTTACATTTGTTTGGAGAGATATCGAAAGAGGATCACATAAGTAACGTTCCAGGAAACCTCAGAACTCTTACACTGTCGATGTCAGGACTAGAAGAAGATCCAATGCCGATGCTAGGGAAGCTGCTGCCTCAGCTGAACACCCTCAGGCTTTTTGCTCGCTCTTATGTAGGGTCGAAAATGACTTGTCATTCTACCCACTTTCCTAAGCTTCGTGTCTTGAAAATGTGGAATCTAGAGCGACTGGAGCAGTGGGAGGTGGAGCAAGGTGCAATGCCCCAACTTGTAGAGTTGGAAATTAGATGTTGCGAAAAACTTAATAAGTCAGTTAAATTAGAGAAGCTGGATTCCTTGAAGTTGAAGGAGTTGATTTTAACAAACAAGCCGCAGGATTTTGTAGAAGATATTAGAACAAGGATGGGCAGAGGAATATTACTCACGAACAAGTGGGAATTTTCTACTTCACATGTAAGTTTTCTCCGCCTTTATTCTCTCTAG